In the genome of Saccharomonospora viridis DSM 43017, one region contains:
- a CDS encoding ABC transporter permease, whose amino-acid sequence MVALALVVLPVAGLVARIDLARLPALLGSPASLNALRLSLVTATVATLLCVVFGVPLAVVLARSNARVVRLLRAVVLLPLVLPPVVGGLALLFLLGRNGFLGYLLDVVAGVRVPFTTAAVVIAQTFVALPFLVVSLEGALRASGDRYERVAATLGARPWTVFRRVTVPLLLPSLGSGAVLSFARALGEFGATITFAGSLEGITRTLPVAVYHEAQSDVDSAVALSLLLVVVAVVVIAVARPKALEGTRS is encoded by the coding sequence ATGGTGGCGCTCGCGCTGGTCGTACTGCCCGTGGCGGGACTCGTGGCGCGTATCGACCTCGCGCGCCTGCCCGCCTTGCTCGGCTCGCCCGCGTCGCTGAACGCCTTGCGTTTGTCGCTGGTCACGGCCACCGTCGCCACGCTGCTGTGCGTCGTCTTCGGAGTGCCGTTGGCCGTGGTGCTGGCCCGGTCGAACGCGCGGGTCGTGCGGCTGTTGCGCGCGGTCGTGTTGCTGCCGCTCGTACTGCCTCCCGTGGTGGGGGGACTGGCGTTGCTGTTCTTGTTGGGCCGCAACGGGTTCCTCGGATACCTGCTCGACGTCGTGGCCGGGGTGCGCGTGCCGTTCACCACCGCCGCCGTGGTGATCGCACAGACGTTCGTGGCGCTGCCGTTCCTCGTGGTCAGCCTGGAGGGGGCGCTACGCGCGTCCGGAGACCGTTACGAGCGCGTCGCGGCCACCTTGGGAGCGCGTCCGTGGACCGTGTTCCGCCGCGTCACCGTGCCGTTGTTGCTCCCGTCACTGGGATCGGGTGCGGTGTTGAGCTTCGCCCGAGCGCTGGGGGAGTTCGGCGCCACCATCACGTTCGCGGGCAGTCTGGAGGGGATCACCAGGACCTTGCCCGTGGCCGTCTACCACGAGGCCCAAAGCGACGTCGACAGCGCCGTGGCGTTGTCGCTGCTCCTGGTGGTCGTGGCCGTGGTGGTCATAGCGGTGGCCCGGCCGAAGGCGTTGGAGGGGACCCGGTCGTGA
- the modA gene encoding molybdate ABC transporter substrate-binding protein: protein MRRRVRAALVALSTALTVLVTASTTACGPVSGSRVLTVFAAASLTDVFPALANRFEKTHEDVDVRLHFAGSAQLAQQIAEGAPADVFASADAETMARLERDGLLDGPATPFATNTLTIAVPQGNPAGVTDFADLVDPDLTVVVCAPSVPCGAATRRIERLTGVTLRPASEEADVRSVLTKVEAGEADAGLVYVTDVAVAVSAGTVERIRFPEAAEVVNTYPVGIPVDAAHKDLARRFRDLVLSDEGQRILREAGFGVPS from the coding sequence ATGAGACGCCGGGTCCGCGCCGCGTTGGTCGCCTTGTCAACGGCGTTGACCGTGCTCGTCACGGCGTCGACGACCGCGTGCGGTCCCGTGAGCGGGAGCCGCGTGCTCACCGTGTTCGCCGCCGCATCGCTGACCGACGTCTTCCCCGCGTTGGCGAACCGGTTCGAGAAGACCCACGAGGACGTCGACGTACGGTTGCACTTCGCCGGATCGGCACAGCTGGCCCAGCAGATCGCCGAGGGCGCGCCCGCGGACGTGTTCGCCTCCGCCGACGCCGAGACCATGGCCCGGCTCGAACGCGACGGGCTGCTCGACGGTCCCGCGACACCGTTCGCCACCAACACGTTGACCATCGCCGTACCGCAGGGCAATCCGGCGGGGGTGACGGACTTCGCCGATCTTGTCGACCCCGACCTCACCGTCGTCGTGTGCGCGCCTTCGGTGCCGTGCGGGGCCGCGACACGGCGCATCGAACGGCTCACCGGGGTGACACTGCGTCCGGCGAGTGAGGAAGCCGACGTGCGGTCGGTTCTGACGAAGGTGGAGGCGGGCGAGGCCGACGCGGGATTGGTCTACGTCACCGACGTCGCCGTGGCCGTCTCGGCGGGCACGGTCGAACGGATCCGGTTCCCCGAGGCCGCCGAGGTCGTCAACACCTATCCCGTGGGGATACCCGTCGACGCGGCCCACAAGGACCTGGCACGGCGATTCCGGGACCTGGTGCTCTCCGACGAAGGGCAGCGGATATTGCGGGAGGCCGGGTTCGGTGTCCCCTCGTGA
- a CDS encoding TOBE domain-containing protein — protein MPHFRLSEAARLLGVSDDTVRRWVKNGLLTEHTDAAGRKVVDGAELAAFARAQADASPDPTGVARSARNRFVGLVTDVVVDTVMAKVELQCGPNRIVSLMSSEAVAELGLRPGTLAVAVVKATQVIVETPAEAPAGRGEG, from the coding sequence ATGCCGCATTTTCGGCTCTCGGAGGCTGCTCGTCTGCTCGGCGTCAGCGATGACACCGTGCGACGCTGGGTGAAGAACGGCCTGTTGACCGAACACACCGACGCCGCCGGCCGCAAAGTGGTGGACGGCGCCGAACTGGCCGCCTTCGCCCGAGCGCAGGCGGACGCGTCGCCCGATCCGACCGGGGTGGCGCGATCGGCTCGGAACCGGTTCGTCGGACTGGTCACCGACGTGGTCGTCGACACGGTGATGGCGAAGGTGGAACTGCAGTGCGGTCCGAATCGGATCGTGTCACTGATGAGTTCGGAGGCGGTGGCCGAACTGGGCCTGCGACCGGGGACTTTGGCCGTGGCGGTGGTGAAGGCGACACAGGTGATCGTCGAAACACCCGCCGAAGCACCCGCCGGGAGGGGCGAGGGGTGA
- the moaA gene encoding GTP 3',8-cyclase MoaA yields the protein MTGVDLGIPRVPTAPMSPNRPRPDTPALVDSFGRTATDLRVSVTDKCNLRCTYCMPAEGLEWMPDQRLLTDDEIVRLIDIAVRLLGVTDVRLTGGEPLLRPRLEGLVARIAALRPRPRLAMTTNGIGFAKRARAFADAGLDRVNISLDTINPETFERLTRRDRLRHVLDALAAARDAGLEPIKINAVLMRGVNEHEAPDLLRFALDNGYHLRFIEQMPLDAQHGWNRAEMITADEILDLLGTSFTLTPSPTERGGAPAERWLVNGGPEEVGIIPSVTRPFCKTCERTRLTADGAVRSCLFSTTETDLRTLLRNGADDEEIANAWRATMWGKLAGHEINEAGFAQPIRPMSAIGG from the coding sequence GTGACGGGAGTAGACCTCGGCATCCCCCGGGTGCCAACCGCGCCCATGAGCCCGAACCGGCCGCGTCCGGACACGCCCGCGCTCGTCGACAGTTTCGGCCGAACCGCCACCGACCTGCGCGTTTCGGTGACCGACAAATGCAATCTGCGCTGCACCTACTGCATGCCCGCCGAGGGCTTGGAGTGGATGCCCGACCAGCGGTTGCTCACCGACGACGAGATCGTCCGGCTCATCGACATCGCCGTACGGCTGCTGGGCGTCACCGACGTCCGGCTCACCGGTGGCGAGCCCCTGCTCCGACCTCGGCTGGAGGGGCTCGTCGCCCGGATCGCCGCACTGCGGCCGCGCCCGCGCCTCGCCATGACCACCAACGGCATCGGCTTCGCCAAACGGGCCCGCGCCTTCGCCGACGCCGGACTCGACCGTGTGAACATCTCACTCGACACGATCAACCCCGAGACGTTCGAACGGCTGACCCGTCGCGACCGGCTTCGCCACGTACTCGACGCCCTCGCCGCCGCCCGCGACGCGGGCCTGGAACCCATCAAGATCAATGCGGTGTTGATGCGCGGCGTCAACGAGCACGAGGCGCCCGACCTGCTGCGTTTCGCCCTGGACAACGGGTACCACCTGCGGTTCATCGAGCAGATGCCGCTCGATGCCCAACACGGCTGGAACCGGGCCGAGATGATCACCGCGGACGAGATCCTCGACCTGTTGGGCACGAGTTTCACACTCACTCCCAGCCCCACCGAGCGTGGCGGCGCCCCGGCCGAACGGTGGCTGGTGAACGGTGGACCGGAGGAGGTGGGCATCATCCCCTCGGTCACCCGTCCCTTCTGCAAGACCTGCGAACGCACCCGCCTGACCGCCGACGGCGCCGTACGCTCGTGCCTGTTCAGCACGACCGAGACCGACCTTCGTACCCTGCTTCGAAACGGAGCCGACGACGAGGAGATCGCGAACGCCTGGCGTGCCACGATGTGGGGCAAACTCGCAGGTCACGAGATCAACGAAGCTGGTTTCGCGCAGCCGATCCGCCCCATGAGCGCGATCGGCGGTTGA
- a CDS encoding MoaD/ThiS family protein, with amino-acid sequence MSTAGPGDAVETPHDTDQRPATVLVRYFASARAAAGVETEVVRVPPSASVADVIGHLRTAHPDRLPRILDAASFLLDGIAVRDLTRPVSDGAELDVLPPFAGG; translated from the coding sequence ATGAGCACAGCAGGTCCCGGCGATGCGGTCGAGACCCCGCACGACACGGACCAGCGTCCCGCGACGGTCCTGGTTCGGTACTTCGCGTCCGCCCGCGCGGCCGCGGGTGTGGAGACCGAGGTGGTGCGAGTGCCGCCGTCGGCGTCCGTCGCCGACGTGATCGGTCACCTGCGCACGGCGCACCCCGACCGCCTGCCGCGCATCCTCGACGCCGCGAGCTTCTTGCTGGACGGCATCGCGGTGCGCGATCTCACCCGCCCCGTGTCCGACGGCGCCGAACTCGACGTCCTCCCCCCGTTCGCGGGTGGCTGA
- a CDS encoding transglycosylase family protein translates to MAYRGKHRKPSTTSRHLARFAVAGIAMGAPLTIAATPAQADSVNWDAIAECESGGDWSINTGNGYYGGLQFKLSTWQAYGGTGMPHEASREEQIAVAERVLQGQGIGAWPVCGPKGYSNASYQGTNTEGAPSSSDSGNSNSGSAAKPAQSAQSAAPARQSSPAPAPSAPSAPAGVAKSNPDGDYVVKKGDTLSEIAQEKGIEGGYHTLMELNEGYISNPDYIVVGQKIATE, encoded by the coding sequence ATGGCTTACCGAGGCAAGCACCGCAAACCTTCTACTACATCTCGTCACCTGGCTCGCTTCGCCGTCGCGGGCATCGCCATGGGCGCTCCGCTGACCATCGCGGCCACGCCCGCCCAGGCGGACAGCGTCAACTGGGACGCCATCGCCGAATGCGAGAGCGGCGGTGACTGGAGCATCAACACCGGCAACGGCTACTACGGCGGACTTCAGTTCAAGCTCAGCACCTGGCAGGCCTACGGCGGTACCGGAATGCCGCATGAGGCCTCCCGGGAGGAGCAGATCGCCGTCGCCGAGCGCGTCCTCCAGGGCCAGGGCATCGGCGCATGGCCGGTCTGCGGCCCCAAGGGCTACTCCAACGCCAGCTACCAGGGCACCAACACCGAGGGAGCCCCGAGCAGCAGCGACAGCGGTAACAGCAACAGCGGCTCGGCGGCCAAGCCGGCCCAGTCGGCCCAGTCGGCCGCACCGGCCCGGCAGAGCAGCCCCGCCCCAGCCCCCTCAGCGCCGTCCGCTCCGGCGGGTGTGGCGAAGTCGAACCCCGACGGTGACTACGTCGTCAAGAAGGGCGACACCCTCAGCGAGATCGCCCAGGAGAAGGGCATCGAGGGTGGCTACCACACGCTGATGGAGCTCAACGAGGGCTACATCTCCAACCCCGACTACATCGTGGTGGGGCAGAAGATCGCCACTGAGTGA
- a CDS encoding molybdenum cofactor biosynthesis protein MoaE → MNRTARVIVASNRAAAGVYPDRTGPVITEWLAQRSFDVTEPLVVEDGEPVAQALRTCLAEGVDLVVTTGGTGISPTDRTPEATAEVLDFELPGLADAIRAEGQDTVPTAMLSRGLAGVAGRTLVVNLPGSRGGVRDGLSVLDRVLDHALDQIAGGDHQQPADHVSSEEETGAVRNVGSGGAQARVVLAQVTDEELSVDEHARLVADAAAGAVVTFGGVVRNHDHGRTVTSLHYEGHPTAGDVLARVVSEVAGRRSGVRAVAVSHRIGALEIGDVALACAVSADHRAEAFATCADLVDEVKAQLPVWKHQWFADGTDEWVNSP, encoded by the coding sequence ATGAATCGCACGGCGCGGGTCATCGTGGCGTCCAATCGGGCGGCCGCGGGGGTGTATCCCGACCGGACGGGACCGGTCATCACGGAGTGGCTTGCGCAGCGCTCGTTCGACGTGACGGAGCCTTTGGTGGTGGAGGACGGGGAGCCGGTCGCGCAGGCGTTGCGCACGTGCCTGGCCGAGGGGGTGGATCTCGTCGTCACCACGGGTGGTACCGGGATATCGCCCACGGACCGCACCCCGGAAGCCACGGCCGAGGTGTTGGACTTCGAACTTCCCGGCCTGGCCGACGCCATCCGGGCCGAGGGGCAGGACACGGTGCCCACGGCGATGCTGTCGCGGGGGCTCGCCGGGGTCGCGGGCCGCACGTTGGTGGTGAACCTGCCGGGTTCCCGCGGCGGGGTCCGCGACGGTCTTTCGGTGCTGGACCGGGTACTCGACCACGCGTTGGATCAGATCGCGGGCGGTGATCACCAGCAACCGGCGGACCACGTGTCCTCCGAGGAGGAGACCGGGGCGGTGCGGAACGTGGGATCAGGTGGTGCTCAGGCCAGGGTGGTGCTGGCTCAGGTGACCGACGAGGAGCTGTCGGTGGACGAGCACGCGCGTCTGGTGGCCGATGCCGCCGCCGGTGCCGTGGTCACGTTCGGTGGCGTGGTGCGTAACCACGACCACGGCCGGACGGTCACATCCCTGCATTACGAGGGACATCCGACGGCGGGCGACGTGTTGGCGAGGGTGGTGTCGGAGGTCGCCGGCCGGCGCAGTGGGGTGCGGGCCGTGGCGGTCAGCCACCGGATCGGTGCGCTGGAGATCGGCGATGTCGCGCTGGCGTGTGCGGTGTCCGCCGACCACAGGGCCGAGGCGTTCGCCACCTGTGCCGATCTGGTCGACGAGGTGAAAGCGCAGTTGCCGGTGTGGAAGCACCAGTGGTTCGCCGATGGCACGGACGAGTGGGTCAACTCGCCGTAG
- the moaC gene encoding cyclic pyranopterin monophosphate synthase MoaC — protein MSELSHLDDSGAARMVDVSGKDVTARTAVACGTVRTTSEVIGLLTEGGLPKGDALTTARLAGVMGAKRTSELIPLCHQIALTKVDVDFELGTDSVDITATARTSDRTGVEMEALTAVAVAGLTLHDMIKAVDPAATLDGVRLVRKEGGKSGTWQREE, from the coding sequence GTGAGTGAACTGAGCCACCTCGACGACTCGGGCGCGGCTCGGATGGTCGATGTGTCCGGTAAGGACGTCACCGCGCGGACCGCGGTGGCGTGTGGCACGGTGCGCACGACCTCCGAGGTCATCGGATTGTTGACCGAGGGCGGACTGCCCAAGGGCGATGCGCTGACCACGGCTCGTCTCGCGGGAGTGATGGGCGCCAAACGTACGTCCGAGCTGATCCCGCTGTGTCACCAGATCGCGCTGACCAAGGTGGACGTCGACTTCGAGCTCGGTACCGACAGCGTGGACATCACCGCGACCGCGCGCACCAGTGATCGCACCGGCGTCGAGATGGAGGCGTTGACCGCCGTTGCGGTCGCCGGGCTGACCTTGCACGACATGATCAAGGCCGTGGACCCGGCGGCGACGTTGGACGGGGTGCGGTTGGTGCGCAAGGAGGGCGGGAAGTCCGGCACGTGGCAGCGTGAGGAATAG
- a CDS encoding NAD-dependent malic enzyme, translated as MPVPGPGYSITVRLEAPPSVSAAGDLTTTVGRVGGVLTAFDVVESRADAIVVDITANVLSADHADDITHALDSLPGVHVRKVSDRTFLMHLGGKLEVTPKAALRNRDDLSRIYTPGVARVCQAIAANPDDARRLTIKRNTVAVVTDGSAVLGLGNIGPAAALPVMEGKAALFKKFAGVDAWPVCLDTQDTEEIIRTVKALAPVYAGINLEDVAAPRCFEIERRLREQLDIPVFHDDQHGTAIVVLAALRNALRVVGKSFDQCRIVVSGVGAAGSAIIRLLLRKSPADIVAVDIDGIVHRKRPGLDENLRWIAERTNADQMTGTLHDALVGADVFIGVSAPNLFGAEQVATMAEDPIVFALANPDPEIDPLEAQQHAAVVATGRSDYPNQINNVLAFPGVFRGLLDAQAHRVDDDMLLAAANAIADVVDDRLHASYIVPSVFDAAVAPAVAEAVKAVARGEEVVSTS; from the coding sequence ATGCCCGTTCCCGGTCCCGGTTACTCGATCACCGTGCGACTGGAGGCTCCTCCGTCGGTGAGCGCTGCCGGCGATCTCACAACGACCGTCGGCCGGGTGGGTGGCGTCTTGACGGCGTTCGACGTCGTCGAATCGCGGGCCGACGCCATCGTCGTCGACATCACGGCGAACGTGCTGTCGGCCGATCACGCCGACGACATCACCCATGCTCTCGACTCGCTGCCCGGTGTGCATGTGCGGAAGGTGTCCGACCGCACCTTCCTCATGCATCTCGGCGGCAAATTGGAGGTCACGCCGAAGGCTGCCCTCCGCAACCGAGACGATCTCTCCCGGATCTACACGCCCGGTGTCGCGCGAGTGTGCCAGGCCATCGCGGCCAATCCCGACGACGCCCGCAGGCTCACCATCAAGCGCAACACGGTGGCCGTGGTCACCGACGGGTCGGCCGTTTTGGGGTTGGGCAACATCGGGCCCGCGGCGGCACTGCCGGTGATGGAGGGCAAGGCGGCACTGTTCAAGAAGTTCGCCGGCGTGGACGCGTGGCCGGTGTGTCTGGACACTCAGGACACCGAGGAGATCATCCGGACGGTGAAGGCACTGGCTCCCGTGTATGCGGGGATCAACCTCGAGGATGTGGCCGCTCCCCGGTGTTTCGAGATCGAGCGGCGTCTACGCGAGCAGCTCGACATCCCCGTCTTCCACGACGACCAGCACGGCACCGCGATCGTGGTGTTGGCGGCCCTGCGTAACGCGCTGCGCGTGGTGGGTAAGTCCTTCGACCAGTGCCGCATCGTGGTCAGCGGGGTGGGCGCGGCCGGTTCCGCCATCATCCGCCTGTTGCTGCGGAAATCACCGGCCGACATCGTGGCCGTCGACATCGACGGGATCGTGCACCGGAAGCGTCCCGGCCTCGACGAGAACCTGAGGTGGATCGCCGAGCGCACCAACGCCGACCAGATGACCGGCACGTTGCACGATGCGCTGGTGGGTGCGGACGTCTTCATCGGTGTGTCCGCGCCGAACCTGTTCGGAGCGGAGCAGGTGGCGACGATGGCCGAGGACCCGATCGTGTTCGCACTGGCCAACCCGGACCCCGAGATCGATCCGCTGGAGGCCCAGCAGCACGCCGCCGTCGTGGCCACCGGACGCAGCGACTACCCGAACCAGATCAACAACGTGTTGGCGTTCCCCGGGGTGTTCCGAGGGCTGCTCGACGCGCAGGCGCATCGGGTCGACGACGACATGTTGTTGGCGGCGGCCAACGCCATCGCCGACGTGGTGGACGACCGGCTGCACGCCTCCTACATCGTGCCCAGTGTGTTCGACGCCGCCGTGGCTCCCGCCGTGGCGGAGGCCGTCAAGGCCGTCGCGCGGGGTGAGGAAGTAGTCTCGACGTCGTGA
- a CDS encoding helicase-associated domain-containing protein gives MAALPLADWLRSLSDDALAALLRSRRDLATPPPANSDVLATRAGTAGSIARACENLDSATLAVLEVLLIAGADEHPVDTGRLDDLLGTPPPGALDRLRTLALAWGPDEAMSVPPAARDVFGPFPAGLGTSSPELAALGSDGLLERLRELGEDERALLTTLSSGPPIGRTRDAATDLPLEAATTPVQKLLARGLLVRRDDRTVELPREVGIALRGGVVFGPEVLTEPDLPTAPQQQSTVDTTAAGEAMEFLRYTEALLRTWSEQPSPVLKSGGLGIRELRRLTRDLGVDERTAALLVELAVGAGLVATDESTSPEWVPTTLTDSWLSSPPSGRWLVLAQAWLDLPRMPGLAGGRDAKDKVIVPLSEEARRPLAPTLRRRVLSTLAELPEGSGIKSVDELVALLAWRAPRKGGRLRDQLVRDTMAEATALGVVGLGALTTAGRMLLEDDLHEAAAAMADAMPRPVDHVLVQADLTVVAPGPLEPDLARQIEAVADIESAGHATMYRVSEASVRRALDSGRTADELHELFRTRSRTPVPQSLSYLIDDVARRHGRLRGGVAASFLRCDDEVLLAEVLGTAAAEELELRRIAPTVVVSPYPLAEVLDALRKAGFAPAAEGPDGRVIDLRPSGRRIPARGRSGRRAESRLNPPTEEQLTALVAHVRAGDKAAHSRKGTIVRLPGGGGADTSATMALLTKAVAEQREVWIGFVDSHGTASQRVVRPVRVGGGLLESATGERYPLHRIASAALVED, from the coding sequence ATGGCCGCTCTCCCGCTCGCGGACTGGCTGCGTTCGCTTTCCGACGACGCTCTCGCCGCCCTACTGAGGAGCAGGCGCGATCTCGCCACACCACCGCCCGCGAACTCCGACGTACTCGCCACCCGTGCGGGTACGGCGGGCTCGATAGCGCGGGCGTGCGAGAACCTCGACAGCGCCACCCTCGCCGTTTTGGAAGTCCTGCTCATCGCGGGCGCGGACGAGCACCCCGTCGACACCGGCCGACTCGACGATCTCCTCGGAACACCACCACCCGGAGCGCTCGACCGGCTACGGACGCTGGCGCTCGCCTGGGGACCGGACGAGGCGATGTCCGTACCCCCCGCGGCGCGTGACGTGTTCGGCCCCTTCCCCGCCGGACTCGGAACCTCATCCCCCGAACTGGCGGCACTCGGCTCCGACGGGCTGCTCGAGCGGCTCCGCGAACTCGGCGAGGACGAACGTGCGCTGCTGACCACACTCTCCTCCGGTCCACCGATCGGACGTACCCGGGACGCCGCCACCGACCTGCCCCTGGAGGCGGCCACCACACCCGTGCAGAAACTCCTGGCCCGGGGGCTGCTCGTCCGCCGGGACGACCGGACGGTCGAACTTCCACGCGAAGTGGGGATCGCGCTGCGTGGTGGTGTCGTGTTCGGTCCCGAGGTGCTCACCGAGCCGGACCTGCCCACCGCCCCTCAGCAGCAATCCACGGTGGATACCACCGCGGCCGGGGAGGCCATGGAATTCCTCCGGTACACCGAAGCGCTGCTGCGGACGTGGTCGGAGCAACCGTCACCGGTGCTGAAGTCGGGTGGACTCGGTATCCGAGAGCTGCGCAGGCTCACCCGGGATCTCGGTGTCGACGAACGCACCGCCGCGTTGCTGGTGGAACTGGCCGTGGGGGCTGGGCTCGTCGCCACCGACGAAAGCACCTCGCCGGAATGGGTCCCCACCACGCTCACCGACTCCTGGTTGTCCTCACCCCCGTCGGGGCGCTGGCTCGTCCTCGCCCAGGCATGGCTCGACCTTCCCCGCATGCCCGGCCTCGCAGGTGGCAGGGACGCCAAGGACAAGGTGATCGTGCCGTTGTCGGAGGAAGCTCGACGTCCCCTGGCCCCCACGCTGCGCCGTCGGGTGCTGAGCACGCTCGCCGAGCTTCCGGAGGGGTCCGGGATCAAAAGCGTCGACGAGCTCGTCGCGCTGCTGGCCTGGCGCGCCCCGCGGAAGGGTGGTCGACTGCGGGACCAACTGGTACGCGACACGATGGCCGAGGCCACCGCGTTGGGCGTCGTCGGTCTGGGCGCGCTGACCACGGCCGGCAGGATGCTGCTGGAGGACGACCTGCACGAGGCCGCGGCCGCGATGGCCGACGCCATGCCCCGACCCGTGGACCACGTCCTCGTTCAGGCCGACCTCACCGTCGTGGCACCCGGCCCCCTGGAACCGGACCTGGCCCGGCAGATCGAGGCCGTCGCCGACATCGAGTCGGCGGGACACGCGACGATGTACCGCGTCAGCGAGGCCTCGGTGCGACGCGCCCTCGACAGTGGACGCACCGCCGACGAACTGCACGAACTGTTCCGCACCCGGTCACGCACTCCGGTCCCACAGTCGCTGTCGTACCTGATCGACGACGTCGCCCGTAGACACGGACGGCTCCGCGGCGGCGTGGCGGCGTCGTTCCTGCGTTGTGACGACGAGGTCCTGCTCGCCGAGGTCCTCGGCACCGCGGCGGCCGAGGAGCTGGAGCTTCGCAGGATCGCACCCACGGTGGTGGTGAGCCCCTACCCGTTGGCCGAGGTGCTGGACGCACTGCGCAAGGCCGGATTCGCCCCGGCGGCCGAGGGCCCCGACGGGCGGGTGATCGATCTACGGCCGAGCGGCAGACGTATCCCCGCCCGAGGCCGTTCCGGCAGGCGCGCCGAGTCACGGCTGAACCCGCCCACGGAAGAACAGCTGACCGCTCTGGTGGCGCACGTGCGTGCGGGTGACAAAGCCGCGCACAGTCGCAAGGGTACGATCGTGCGGTTACCCGGCGGCGGTGGGGCCGACACGTCGGCGACGATGGCGTTGCTGACCAAGGCCGTGGCCGAACAGCGAGAGGTGTGGATCGGTTTCGTCGACTCGCACGGCACCGCCAGCCAGCGGGTCGTCAGACCCGTGCGCGTGGGCGGTGGCCTGTTGGAGAGCGCAACGGGTGAACGCTACCCGTTGCACCGCATCGCCTCCGCCGCACTGGTGGAGGACTGA
- a CDS encoding DUF742 domain-containing protein → MADGVEEWEALNKPTDREGFDLPSRFDLSSVSGVTQLTRRVRQQSEQAAYAGPTRTPGATAQSASSTPARPRTAPAPPHFTHRSLVRPYARTGGRTKPARELALEALVVTTERGRRYEGVESPEQRFICDLCVDVHSVAEIAAFARLPLGVVKVLVDDLSQVGAVEIRRPGFVLDDKGSQEFMQRILNGLRSL, encoded by the coding sequence GTGGCTGACGGTGTGGAGGAGTGGGAGGCCCTCAACAAGCCGACCGACAGAGAGGGATTCGACCTCCCGAGTAGGTTCGACTTGAGTAGCGTGTCCGGGGTCACGCAGCTGACGAGGCGGGTGCGTCAGCAGTCGGAGCAGGCGGCTTACGCCGGGCCGACACGGACCCCGGGGGCGACCGCGCAGTCCGCTTCGTCCACTCCTGCGCGGCCACGCACGGCTCCCGCGCCACCGCATTTCACGCACCGGTCGTTGGTGCGGCCGTACGCGAGAACGGGCGGTCGCACCAAACCGGCCAGGGAGCTGGCGCTGGAGGCGTTGGTGGTGACCACCGAACGGGGGCGCCGCTATGAGGGCGTGGAGTCACCGGAGCAGCGGTTCATCTGCGATCTGTGCGTGGACGTGCATTCGGTGGCGGAGATCGCCGCGTTCGCGAGGCTGCCGCTGGGCGTGGTGAAAGTGTTGGTGGACGACCTGTCGCAAGTGGGTGCGGTGGAGATCAGGCGTCCGGGGTTCGTCCTCGACGACAAAGGTTCGCAGGAATTCATGCAGCGCATTCTCAACGGTTTGCGTTCGCTGTAA
- a CDS encoding roadblock/LC7 domain-containing protein → MTASAHQGSFGWLVTDFVRRVPGVAHAVVVSADGLLLASSQGLPRERAEQLSAVASGLVSLTHGAARCFEGGAVNQTVVEMERGYLFLMSISDGSCLAVLASPTADIGTVAYEMTLLVDRVGQRLTPELRAQLQGGVRG, encoded by the coding sequence GTGACGGCATCAGCCCACCAGGGCAGCTTCGGATGGCTGGTCACCGACTTCGTGCGCCGGGTTCCGGGGGTGGCGCACGCTGTGGTGGTGTCGGCTGACGGGCTGCTACTGGCGAGCTCACAGGGGTTGCCCAGGGAACGGGCTGAACAACTGTCGGCCGTGGCGTCCGGCCTCGTGTCGTTGACCCACGGTGCCGCGCGATGCTTCGAAGGCGGTGCGGTCAACCAGACCGTGGTCGAGATGGAGCGCGGTTACCTGTTCCTCATGTCGATCAGTGACGGGTCGTGTCTCGCCGTGCTGGCGTCGCCTACGGCTGACATCGGCACGGTCGCCTACGAGATGACCCTGCTCGTCGACCGGGTCGGTCAGCGTCTTACCCCGGAATTACGGGCGCAGCTGCAAGGTGGCGTGCGTGGCTGA